A DNA window from Ostrea edulis chromosome 5, xbOstEdul1.1, whole genome shotgun sequence contains the following coding sequences:
- the LOC130054501 gene encoding uncharacterized protein LOC130054501: MADMEENIPTPTQDMDTGTATETEQKSEKRQWKPSEKGFEYFHEKKNVKLNKIHKLWTEVDMLQASEWKNLKSVSLLESCEYDLSERYKVYNKLVSEYSELVFRSEEDEVMREYEEFARDNQERKRLVEKAFKDIQERKQTLVETSSSHGSRFSVRSEISVIAKKQAKVEAARAKIKFSEQERDLLGEKFKVEEEEALTKIKTERRKAELNSSLSRLEHEKELAAAEAEVEVLKMVGSELERNEITDTLLPKQQENSEIRTNRYVNEHSQFTGHTNLNPSARPFDPHSMQDPSCLSFTSAQILYPSRTVTRTTCTC; encoded by the coding sequence ATGGCGGACATGGAAGAGAACATCCCTACACCCACACAGGACATGGATACAGGGACCGCAACAGAAACAGAGCAAAAATCAGAAAAGCGACAGTGGAAACCATCGGAAAAGGggtttgaatattttcatgaaaagaaaaatgtgaaactcaacaaaatacataaactttggaCAGAAGTTGATATGCTACAAGCATCAGAGTGGAAAAACTTAAAAAGTGTGAGCCTTTTGGAATCATGTGAATATGACTTAAGTGAAAGGTACAAGGTATAcaacaaacttgtatcagaaTACAGTGAGCTTGTTTTTAGGAGTGAGGAAGATGAAGTTATGCGGGAGTATGAAGAATTTGCTCGAGATAATCAGGAAAGAAAAAGACTGGTAGAAAAGGCTTTCAAAGACATTCAGGAAAGGAAACAGACACTAGTGGAAACATCTTCATCACATGGATCCAGATTTTCTGTGAGATCAGAAATTTCAGTGATTGCCAAGAAACAAGCAAAAGTAGAGGCGGCTAGGGCAAAGATAAAATTTTCAGAGCAAGAGAGAGATCTTCTGGGGGAGAAGTTTAAAGTAGAAGAAGAAGAAGCACTGACAAAAATAAAGACAGAAAGAAGGAAAGCTGAACTTAACTCGAGCCTATCTCGTCTGGAACACGAAAAAGAATTAGCTGCAGCAGAGGCGGAAGTAGAAGTGTTGAAGATGGTCGGGAGTGAACTGGAGAGGAATGAAATAACTGATACATTGCTTCCCAAACAGCAAGAAAACTCAGAGATAAGGACAAATCGTTATGTGAACGAACATTCTCAGTTTACTGGACACACCAACCTGAATCCAAGTGCAAGACCATTCGACCCACATTCCATGCAAGATCCTAGCTGTCTATCCTTTACCTCAGCCCAGATATTATACCCGTCGAGAACAGTCACCAGAACGACCTGCACCTGTTAA